From the genome of Biomphalaria glabrata chromosome 1, xgBioGlab47.1, whole genome shotgun sequence, one region includes:
- the LOC129925051 gene encoding uncharacterized protein LOC129925051 isoform X1, which produces MAATSGYDLEEFRKKLIHEAKTELELRGKELTAYVQQMVAAEAERLEREKARGREKEKEEADRIEREKVRETEKLEREKVREAEKLEREKVREAERVEREKKEEAERIEREKKEEADRKVRIQVEQMRIEAGISVPTEGNSNNSANIESHSSAAWMKKKIQPFAEDKDDIGDYLKRFEIKLAKFNVQEKEWSEILLDFVHGKALTICQNHDHSMQNSYQVLKKELLNAYGHNAATFRKKYYENTPSSQVDPQTTINSEKDFFTKWLAFENVENTYEGLKNFILIDNFINKCDPPLQSFVKERNPKVIEDLVEIIRIFKNAYPNNPLSVSDQKKVIDLVNYVKRNDVSDRDYGRRNDRSRERGNNGRDSYEGLNDRPWENENNGMESYDRRIDRPKAGDRNLRDVTCFNCQEKGHMAYQCRKHRGNGAGNRNAQGNGGTSDRRGNQGNRRQERDNRPPDRVNFVRSIQDRDRDSGHSEPDEEINYVDCGEDRFKLYPGMINNKQVNVIRDTASSTLAVRGGLVKSKDYLGYTKSVRLADGAVKRFEACKVFLRSPLYTGYCEGVAMPRLSRDVLLGNVAGVSAASDKQVRSWKSRYGNMRRNKPRNDRICFNCHKHGHIAKDCWSRAEQSKQKIASSDRRRRSISDSDDRRDDCGSGNRKSYRGRKPQAGYSGVRRDVNSSWREQMYESCR; this is translated from the exons ATGGCAGCTACTTCAGGTTACGACCTGgaagaatttagaaaaaaactaattcatGAAGCTAAGACAGAACTAGAACTGCGCGGCAAAGAACTAACTGCCTATGTACAGCAGATGGTGGCGGCAGAAGCAGAAcgcttggagagagagaaagctagaggcagagaaaaagaaaaagaagaagcagatcgcATAGagcgggaaaaggttagagagacagaaaagttggagagggaaaag gttagagaggcagaaaagttggagagggaaaaggttagagaggcggaacgtgtagagagggagaaaaaagaagaggcggaACGCAtcgagagggagaaaaaagaagaggcggacagaaAAGTGAGAATTCAAGTAGAACAGATGAGGATAGAGGCTGGTATAAGCGTGCCCACCGAAGGAAACAGCAACAATAGCGCCAACATAGAAAGCCATAGTAGCGCCGCATGgatgaagaagaaaatccaaccttTTGCGGAAGACAAGGACGACATCGGCGACTATCTGAAACGCTTTGAAATTAAACTAGCAAAGTTTAATGTCCAGGAGAAGGAGTGGTCCGAAATCTTGTTGGACTTCGTACATGGGAAAGCCCTCACGATTTGCCAAAACCATGACCACTCGATGCAAAACAGCTATCAGGTGCTAAAGAAGGAACTGCTAAACGCATACGGGCACAACGCGGCAACATTCCGAAAGAAGTATTACGAAAACACCCCATCCAGCCAAGTTGATCCACAAACAACTATCAACTCAGAGAAGGACTTCTTCACTAAATGGCTCGCATTCGAGAATGTAGAGAACACCTACGAGGGGTTGAAGAACTTCATTCTGATtgataattttatcaataagtGCGACCCTCCGCTACAGTcctttgtaaaagaaagaaaccctaAGGTAATTGAAGACTTGGTAGAAATTATTAGGATCTTTAAGAATGCTTACCCAAACAACCCACTTTCAGTTAGCGACCAAAAAAAAGTCATTGACCTGGTAAATTATGTAAAGAGAAATGATGTTAGTGATAGGGATTATGGTAGGAGAAATGATAGGTCCAGGGAACGTGGGAACAATGGTCGGGATAGTTATGAAGGCTTAAATGATAGACCttgggaaaatgaaaacaatggcatggaaagttatgataggagaatagatagacctaaagcgggtgatagaaaccttagggatgttacatgttttaactGTCAGGAAAAGGGACACATGGCATACCAGTGTAGGAAACATAGAGGGAATGGAGCTGGCAATAGAAATGCTCAGGGTAATGGTGGCACTAGTGATAGGAGAGGTAATCAAGGAAACCGTAGACAAGAGAGGGATAATCGGCCACCAGATAGGGTTAATTTTGTAAGGAGCATTCAAGACAGGGATCGTGATAGTGGACATAGTGAAccagatgaagaaattaattacgttgattgtggggaagatagatttaaattatatccgggtatgataaataataaacaggtaaATGTGATCCGGGACACAGCTAGCAGTACACTCGCGGTTCGAGGGGGATTAGTGAAATCTAAGGATTATTTAGGCTATACCAAATCGGTCAGATTGGCAGACGGCGCAGTTAAGAGGTTCGAAGcatgcaaagtgttccttcgatctccattatacacagggtattgcgaaggggtagccatgccgaGGTTATCTAGAGATGTTTTACTTGGAAATGTAGCAGGTGTCAGCGCCGCTTCTGACAAACAGGTTAGAAGTTGGAAAAGCAGGTATGGCAACATGAGGCGAAATAAACCTAGAAATGACAGAATTTGTTTTAACTGCCATAAACATGGGCACATCGCTAAAGATTGTTGGAGTAGGGCAGAACAGTCTAAACAGAAGATTGCGAGTTCGGATAGGAGGCGCAGGTCTATATCCGATAGTGATGATAGAAGAGATGACTGTGGTAGCGGTAATCGCAAGTCATACAGAGGTAGAAAGCCACAAGCGGGCTATAGTGGTGTAAGAAGAGATGTTAACTCCAGTTGGAGAGAACAAATGTATGAGTCGTGTAGATAG
- the LOC129925051 gene encoding uncharacterized protein LOC129925051 isoform X3, giving the protein MAATSGYDLEEFRKKLIHEAKTELELRGKELTAYVQQMVAAEAERLEREKARGREKEKEEADRIEREKVREAEKLEREKVREAERVEREKKEEAERIEREKKEEADRKVRIQVEQMRIEAGISVPTEGNSNNSANIESHSSAAWMKKKIQPFAEDKDDIGDYLKRFEIKLAKFNVQEKEWSEILLDFVHGKALTICQNHDHSMQNSYQVLKKELLNAYGHNAATFRKKYYENTPSSQVDPQTTINSEKDFFTKWLAFENVENTYEGLKNFILIDNFINKCDPPLQSFVKERNPKVIEDLVEIIRIFKNAYPNNPLSVSDQKKVIDLVNYVKRNDVSDRDYGRRNDRSRERGNNGRDSYEGLNDRPWENENNGMESYDRRIDRPKAGDRNLRDVTCFNCQEKGHMAYQCRKHRGNGAGNRNAQGNGGTSDRRGNQGNRRQERDNRPPDRVNFVRSIQDRDRDSGHSEPDEEINYVDCGEDRFKLYPGMINNKQVNVIRDTASSTLAVRGGLVKSKDYLGYTKSVRLADGAVKRFEACKVFLRSPLYTGYCEGVAMPRLSRDVLLGNVAGVSAASDKQVRSWKSRYGNMRRNKPRNDRICFNCHKHGHIAKDCWSRAEQSKQKIASSDRRRRSISDSDDRRDDCGSGNRKSYRGRKPQAGYSGVRRDVNSSWREQMYESCR; this is encoded by the exons ATGGCAGCTACTTCAGGTTACGACCTGgaagaatttagaaaaaaactaattcatGAAGCTAAGACAGAACTAGAACTGCGCGGCAAAGAACTAACTGCCTATGTACAGCAGATGGTGGCGGCAGAAGCAGAAcgcttggagagagagaaagctagaggcagagaaaaagaaaaagaagaagcagatcgcATAGagcgggaaaag gttagagaggcagaaaagttggagagggaaaaggttagagaggcggaacgtgtagagagggagaaaaaagaagaggcggaACGCAtcgagagggagaaaaaagaagaggcggacagaaAAGTGAGAATTCAAGTAGAACAGATGAGGATAGAGGCTGGTATAAGCGTGCCCACCGAAGGAAACAGCAACAATAGCGCCAACATAGAAAGCCATAGTAGCGCCGCATGgatgaagaagaaaatccaaccttTTGCGGAAGACAAGGACGACATCGGCGACTATCTGAAACGCTTTGAAATTAAACTAGCAAAGTTTAATGTCCAGGAGAAGGAGTGGTCCGAAATCTTGTTGGACTTCGTACATGGGAAAGCCCTCACGATTTGCCAAAACCATGACCACTCGATGCAAAACAGCTATCAGGTGCTAAAGAAGGAACTGCTAAACGCATACGGGCACAACGCGGCAACATTCCGAAAGAAGTATTACGAAAACACCCCATCCAGCCAAGTTGATCCACAAACAACTATCAACTCAGAGAAGGACTTCTTCACTAAATGGCTCGCATTCGAGAATGTAGAGAACACCTACGAGGGGTTGAAGAACTTCATTCTGATtgataattttatcaataagtGCGACCCTCCGCTACAGTcctttgtaaaagaaagaaaccctaAGGTAATTGAAGACTTGGTAGAAATTATTAGGATCTTTAAGAATGCTTACCCAAACAACCCACTTTCAGTTAGCGACCAAAAAAAAGTCATTGACCTGGTAAATTATGTAAAGAGAAATGATGTTAGTGATAGGGATTATGGTAGGAGAAATGATAGGTCCAGGGAACGTGGGAACAATGGTCGGGATAGTTATGAAGGCTTAAATGATAGACCttgggaaaatgaaaacaatggcatggaaagttatgataggagaatagatagacctaaagcgggtgatagaaaccttagggatgttacatgttttaactGTCAGGAAAAGGGACACATGGCATACCAGTGTAGGAAACATAGAGGGAATGGAGCTGGCAATAGAAATGCTCAGGGTAATGGTGGCACTAGTGATAGGAGAGGTAATCAAGGAAACCGTAGACAAGAGAGGGATAATCGGCCACCAGATAGGGTTAATTTTGTAAGGAGCATTCAAGACAGGGATCGTGATAGTGGACATAGTGAAccagatgaagaaattaattacgttgattgtggggaagatagatttaaattatatccgggtatgataaataataaacaggtaaATGTGATCCGGGACACAGCTAGCAGTACACTCGCGGTTCGAGGGGGATTAGTGAAATCTAAGGATTATTTAGGCTATACCAAATCGGTCAGATTGGCAGACGGCGCAGTTAAGAGGTTCGAAGcatgcaaagtgttccttcgatctccattatacacagggtattgcgaaggggtagccatgccgaGGTTATCTAGAGATGTTTTACTTGGAAATGTAGCAGGTGTCAGCGCCGCTTCTGACAAACAGGTTAGAAGTTGGAAAAGCAGGTATGGCAACATGAGGCGAAATAAACCTAGAAATGACAGAATTTGTTTTAACTGCCATAAACATGGGCACATCGCTAAAGATTGTTGGAGTAGGGCAGAACAGTCTAAACAGAAGATTGCGAGTTCGGATAGGAGGCGCAGGTCTATATCCGATAGTGATGATAGAAGAGATGACTGTGGTAGCGGTAATCGCAAGTCATACAGAGGTAGAAAGCCACAAGCGGGCTATAGTGGTGTAAGAAGAGATGTTAACTCCAGTTGGAGAGAACAAATGTATGAGTCGTGTAGATAG
- the LOC129925051 gene encoding uncharacterized protein LOC129925051 isoform X2 produces MAATSGYDLEEFRKKLIHEAKTELELRGKELTAYVQQMVAAEAERLEREKARGREKEKEEADRIEREKVRETEKLEREKVREAERVEREKKEEAERIEREKKEEADRKVRIQVEQMRIEAGISVPTEGNSNNSANIESHSSAAWMKKKIQPFAEDKDDIGDYLKRFEIKLAKFNVQEKEWSEILLDFVHGKALTICQNHDHSMQNSYQVLKKELLNAYGHNAATFRKKYYENTPSSQVDPQTTINSEKDFFTKWLAFENVENTYEGLKNFILIDNFINKCDPPLQSFVKERNPKVIEDLVEIIRIFKNAYPNNPLSVSDQKKVIDLVNYVKRNDVSDRDYGRRNDRSRERGNNGRDSYEGLNDRPWENENNGMESYDRRIDRPKAGDRNLRDVTCFNCQEKGHMAYQCRKHRGNGAGNRNAQGNGGTSDRRGNQGNRRQERDNRPPDRVNFVRSIQDRDRDSGHSEPDEEINYVDCGEDRFKLYPGMINNKQVNVIRDTASSTLAVRGGLVKSKDYLGYTKSVRLADGAVKRFEACKVFLRSPLYTGYCEGVAMPRLSRDVLLGNVAGVSAASDKQVRSWKSRYGNMRRNKPRNDRICFNCHKHGHIAKDCWSRAEQSKQKIASSDRRRRSISDSDDRRDDCGSGNRKSYRGRKPQAGYSGVRRDVNSSWREQMYESCR; encoded by the exons ATGGCAGCTACTTCAGGTTACGACCTGgaagaatttagaaaaaaactaattcatGAAGCTAAGACAGAACTAGAACTGCGCGGCAAAGAACTAACTGCCTATGTACAGCAGATGGTGGCGGCAGAAGCAGAAcgcttggagagagagaaagctagaggcagagaaaaagaaaaagaagaagcagatcgcATAGagcgggaaaaggttagagagacagaaaagttggagagggaaaag gttagagaggcggaacgtgtagagagggagaaaaaagaagaggcggaACGCAtcgagagggagaaaaaagaagaggcggacagaaAAGTGAGAATTCAAGTAGAACAGATGAGGATAGAGGCTGGTATAAGCGTGCCCACCGAAGGAAACAGCAACAATAGCGCCAACATAGAAAGCCATAGTAGCGCCGCATGgatgaagaagaaaatccaaccttTTGCGGAAGACAAGGACGACATCGGCGACTATCTGAAACGCTTTGAAATTAAACTAGCAAAGTTTAATGTCCAGGAGAAGGAGTGGTCCGAAATCTTGTTGGACTTCGTACATGGGAAAGCCCTCACGATTTGCCAAAACCATGACCACTCGATGCAAAACAGCTATCAGGTGCTAAAGAAGGAACTGCTAAACGCATACGGGCACAACGCGGCAACATTCCGAAAGAAGTATTACGAAAACACCCCATCCAGCCAAGTTGATCCACAAACAACTATCAACTCAGAGAAGGACTTCTTCACTAAATGGCTCGCATTCGAGAATGTAGAGAACACCTACGAGGGGTTGAAGAACTTCATTCTGATtgataattttatcaataagtGCGACCCTCCGCTACAGTcctttgtaaaagaaagaaaccctaAGGTAATTGAAGACTTGGTAGAAATTATTAGGATCTTTAAGAATGCTTACCCAAACAACCCACTTTCAGTTAGCGACCAAAAAAAAGTCATTGACCTGGTAAATTATGTAAAGAGAAATGATGTTAGTGATAGGGATTATGGTAGGAGAAATGATAGGTCCAGGGAACGTGGGAACAATGGTCGGGATAGTTATGAAGGCTTAAATGATAGACCttgggaaaatgaaaacaatggcatggaaagttatgataggagaatagatagacctaaagcgggtgatagaaaccttagggatgttacatgttttaactGTCAGGAAAAGGGACACATGGCATACCAGTGTAGGAAACATAGAGGGAATGGAGCTGGCAATAGAAATGCTCAGGGTAATGGTGGCACTAGTGATAGGAGAGGTAATCAAGGAAACCGTAGACAAGAGAGGGATAATCGGCCACCAGATAGGGTTAATTTTGTAAGGAGCATTCAAGACAGGGATCGTGATAGTGGACATAGTGAAccagatgaagaaattaattacgttgattgtggggaagatagatttaaattatatccgggtatgataaataataaacaggtaaATGTGATCCGGGACACAGCTAGCAGTACACTCGCGGTTCGAGGGGGATTAGTGAAATCTAAGGATTATTTAGGCTATACCAAATCGGTCAGATTGGCAGACGGCGCAGTTAAGAGGTTCGAAGcatgcaaagtgttccttcgatctccattatacacagggtattgcgaaggggtagccatgccgaGGTTATCTAGAGATGTTTTACTTGGAAATGTAGCAGGTGTCAGCGCCGCTTCTGACAAACAGGTTAGAAGTTGGAAAAGCAGGTATGGCAACATGAGGCGAAATAAACCTAGAAATGACAGAATTTGTTTTAACTGCCATAAACATGGGCACATCGCTAAAGATTGTTGGAGTAGGGCAGAACAGTCTAAACAGAAGATTGCGAGTTCGGATAGGAGGCGCAGGTCTATATCCGATAGTGATGATAGAAGAGATGACTGTGGTAGCGGTAATCGCAAGTCATACAGAGGTAGAAAGCCACAAGCGGGCTATAGTGGTGTAAGAAGAGATGTTAACTCCAGTTGGAGAGAACAAATGTATGAGTCGTGTAGATAG
- the LOC129925051 gene encoding uncharacterized protein LOC129925051 isoform X4: MAATSGYDLEEFRKKLIHEAKTELELRGKELTAYVQQMVAAEAERLEREKARGREKEKEEADRIEREKVREAERVEREKKEEAERIEREKKEEADRKVRIQVEQMRIEAGISVPTEGNSNNSANIESHSSAAWMKKKIQPFAEDKDDIGDYLKRFEIKLAKFNVQEKEWSEILLDFVHGKALTICQNHDHSMQNSYQVLKKELLNAYGHNAATFRKKYYENTPSSQVDPQTTINSEKDFFTKWLAFENVENTYEGLKNFILIDNFINKCDPPLQSFVKERNPKVIEDLVEIIRIFKNAYPNNPLSVSDQKKVIDLVNYVKRNDVSDRDYGRRNDRSRERGNNGRDSYEGLNDRPWENENNGMESYDRRIDRPKAGDRNLRDVTCFNCQEKGHMAYQCRKHRGNGAGNRNAQGNGGTSDRRGNQGNRRQERDNRPPDRVNFVRSIQDRDRDSGHSEPDEEINYVDCGEDRFKLYPGMINNKQVNVIRDTASSTLAVRGGLVKSKDYLGYTKSVRLADGAVKRFEACKVFLRSPLYTGYCEGVAMPRLSRDVLLGNVAGVSAASDKQVRSWKSRYGNMRRNKPRNDRICFNCHKHGHIAKDCWSRAEQSKQKIASSDRRRRSISDSDDRRDDCGSGNRKSYRGRKPQAGYSGVRRDVNSSWREQMYESCR; encoded by the exons ATGGCAGCTACTTCAGGTTACGACCTGgaagaatttagaaaaaaactaattcatGAAGCTAAGACAGAACTAGAACTGCGCGGCAAAGAACTAACTGCCTATGTACAGCAGATGGTGGCGGCAGAAGCAGAAcgcttggagagagagaaagctagaggcagagaaaaagaaaaagaagaagcagatcgcATAGagcgggaaaag gttagagaggcggaacgtgtagagagggagaaaaaagaagaggcggaACGCAtcgagagggagaaaaaagaagaggcggacagaaAAGTGAGAATTCAAGTAGAACAGATGAGGATAGAGGCTGGTATAAGCGTGCCCACCGAAGGAAACAGCAACAATAGCGCCAACATAGAAAGCCATAGTAGCGCCGCATGgatgaagaagaaaatccaaccttTTGCGGAAGACAAGGACGACATCGGCGACTATCTGAAACGCTTTGAAATTAAACTAGCAAAGTTTAATGTCCAGGAGAAGGAGTGGTCCGAAATCTTGTTGGACTTCGTACATGGGAAAGCCCTCACGATTTGCCAAAACCATGACCACTCGATGCAAAACAGCTATCAGGTGCTAAAGAAGGAACTGCTAAACGCATACGGGCACAACGCGGCAACATTCCGAAAGAAGTATTACGAAAACACCCCATCCAGCCAAGTTGATCCACAAACAACTATCAACTCAGAGAAGGACTTCTTCACTAAATGGCTCGCATTCGAGAATGTAGAGAACACCTACGAGGGGTTGAAGAACTTCATTCTGATtgataattttatcaataagtGCGACCCTCCGCTACAGTcctttgtaaaagaaagaaaccctaAGGTAATTGAAGACTTGGTAGAAATTATTAGGATCTTTAAGAATGCTTACCCAAACAACCCACTTTCAGTTAGCGACCAAAAAAAAGTCATTGACCTGGTAAATTATGTAAAGAGAAATGATGTTAGTGATAGGGATTATGGTAGGAGAAATGATAGGTCCAGGGAACGTGGGAACAATGGTCGGGATAGTTATGAAGGCTTAAATGATAGACCttgggaaaatgaaaacaatggcatggaaagttatgataggagaatagatagacctaaagcgggtgatagaaaccttagggatgttacatgttttaactGTCAGGAAAAGGGACACATGGCATACCAGTGTAGGAAACATAGAGGGAATGGAGCTGGCAATAGAAATGCTCAGGGTAATGGTGGCACTAGTGATAGGAGAGGTAATCAAGGAAACCGTAGACAAGAGAGGGATAATCGGCCACCAGATAGGGTTAATTTTGTAAGGAGCATTCAAGACAGGGATCGTGATAGTGGACATAGTGAAccagatgaagaaattaattacgttgattgtggggaagatagatttaaattatatccgggtatgataaataataaacaggtaaATGTGATCCGGGACACAGCTAGCAGTACACTCGCGGTTCGAGGGGGATTAGTGAAATCTAAGGATTATTTAGGCTATACCAAATCGGTCAGATTGGCAGACGGCGCAGTTAAGAGGTTCGAAGcatgcaaagtgttccttcgatctccattatacacagggtattgcgaaggggtagccatgccgaGGTTATCTAGAGATGTTTTACTTGGAAATGTAGCAGGTGTCAGCGCCGCTTCTGACAAACAGGTTAGAAGTTGGAAAAGCAGGTATGGCAACATGAGGCGAAATAAACCTAGAAATGACAGAATTTGTTTTAACTGCCATAAACATGGGCACATCGCTAAAGATTGTTGGAGTAGGGCAGAACAGTCTAAACAGAAGATTGCGAGTTCGGATAGGAGGCGCAGGTCTATATCCGATAGTGATGATAGAAGAGATGACTGTGGTAGCGGTAATCGCAAGTCATACAGAGGTAGAAAGCCACAAGCGGGCTATAGTGGTGTAAGAAGAGATGTTAACTCCAGTTGGAGAGAACAAATGTATGAGTCGTGTAGATAG